Proteins from one Syngnathus scovelli strain Florida chromosome 9, RoL_Ssco_1.2, whole genome shotgun sequence genomic window:
- the colq gene encoding acetylcholinesterase collagenic tail peptide encodes MGSIMTPRAHGLYLTLCFYYGMAHSSFLDSFNSFPAALAPQEQQRRLNPCCLVSLPPPPLLPPPPSLWRRHTHGGDSESPSEGKGSSCARGPPGPSGPPGPQGPPGLPGIGGPKGEKGEIGRPGQKGRTGPPGLPGKLGPVGWPGPSGPKGEKGDPGLMGIPGGRGPIGPRGLPGYKGEKGSPGQHGESGSKGDKGAMGYTGMLGQKGEKGPKGEPGASGNRGPTGRPGKRGKQGVKGDSGSGGPRGPPGPQGSPGLPGPPGPPVTGLHLVGSKGARGPPGQPGQCGCSSLSGSLLEDYHSRGKPQNLKVPAIFVVSNQEELERLQTENAFAFRKDQRSLYFKDTDGWFPVQTFPFQMAAFQSMENPPDDDGYCGDGIVQHRGGEECDDGNKFVTDACVKCKHAFCGDGYRHEGSEECDRKDFGFQTCHSYLPGSHGHLKCTSYCAIDSTNCKYFT; translated from the exons ATGGGCAGCATCATGACTCCTCGAGCACATGGACTTTATTTGACTCTGTGTTTTTACTATGGCATGGCCCATTCATCTTTCCTGGACAGCTTTAATTCATTCCCGGCAG CACTCGCTCCCCAGGAGCAGCAGAGGAGGTTGAACCCATGCTGTTTAGTGAGTCTGCCACCACCCCCACTTCTCCCACCACCCCCTTCGCTTTGGCGCCGTCACACTCAT GGAGGTGATTCAGAGTCTCCATCTGAAGGTAAAGGTTCCTCCTGTGCCCGTGGCCCCCCTGGACCCTCTGGTCCCCCTGGACCTCAG GGTCCACCTGGATTACCAGGTATTGGAGGACCCAAGGGAGAAAAG GGAGAAATCGGAAGACCTGGACAAAAG GGTCGGACCGGTCCTCCTGGACTTCCCGGAAAGCTGGGACCAGTTGGATGGCCGGGACCAAGTGGGCCCAAA GGCGAGAAAGGTGATCCGGGCCTAATGGGTATACCTGGCGGGAGAGGACCAATCGGACCCAGG GGTTTACCTGGGTATAAAGGTGAAAAG GGTTCACCAGGGCAACATGGTGAGAGTGGCTCCAAAGGTGACAAA GGGGCAATGGGATACACCGGAATGCTGGGACAGAAA ggTGAAAAGGGTCCAAAAGGAGAACCTGGCGCTTCGGGAAACAGAGGACCCACTGGTCGGCCAGGAAAAAGAGGCAAACAG GGAGTAAAAGGAGACTCAGGCAGTGGTGGTCCAAGGGGACCCCCAGGCCCACAGGGATCTCCGGGACTTCCCGGTCCTCCCGGTCCTCCTGTCACAG GGCTTCACTTGGTTGGAAGCAAAGGTGCCCGCGGGCCTCCTGGGCAGCCTGGACAATGTGGCTGCAGCTCTCTCAGTGGCTCTCTGTTAGAAGATTATCACTCCAGAGGAAAGCCTCAGAATCTCAAAGTACCTGCG ATCTTTGTGGTGAGCAACCAGGAAGAACTGGAACGTCTTCAGACAGAGAACGCTTTTGCATTCCGCAAAGATCAGCGGTCTCTCTATTTCAAAGACACCGACGGCTGGTTTCCAGTTCAG ACTTTCCCATTCCAGATGGCAGCGTTCCAATCTATGGAGAACCCGCCCGATGACGACGGTTACTGCGGCGACGGCATCGTGCAGCACCGAGGTGGCGAGGAATGTGACGACGGGAATAAATTTGTCACTGACGCCTGCGTCA AGTGTAAACACGCTTTCTGCGGCGATGGATATCGCCATGAGGGCTCTGAGGAATGTGACAGGAAAGACTTTGGCTTCCAGACATGTCACTCATATCTGCCAGG GTCACACGGTCACCTGAAGTGCACGTCGTACTGCGCTATCGATTCCACAAACTGCAAATACTTCACCTGA
- the plekha8 gene encoding pleckstrin homology domain-containing family A member 8 — MTKNTSTMEGILYKWTNYISGWQPRWFVLDGGTLSYYDSQEDAWKGCKGSIKISVCEIQVHSSDSTRLDLTIPGEQYFYLRAINAAERQKWLVALGTAKACLTDNRTKREKELQENTEALKTKMSELRLYCDLLLQQVNKIKDDDGELGGATESGIETGDMVKSTCSTFLKTLEECMQIANRTFTPDASKQTPPASPPVAAIKPQKMKPVNQVNRRLGEKWRESETEVMSHDTRSLDSGADEPDGPERQPSPPNMHAANGDSSIQEERADPLPPASHITAQGKDSAEDQKEKETCEGDQSVESGGEEPQKETLADGDEEVDCEEEIFKDSTENEEVETFFTTMSHRFSDIKLDEDNGIPTQEFLDSCYAIVPVLDKLGPTVFAPVKMDFVGNIKKINQKLMSDPDSFPTLQSIVLHEVDAQVAQVRNSATEALLWLRRGLKFLKEFLMQVNAGEQDIHGALNHAYGKTLRQYHGWVVRGVFALALRAAPSYQGFTAALVTTEGDELKSSFISGMHRDLDVYLPAMDSLLAILDALYEEYNLESDEVV; from the exons atgacaaaaaacaccTCAACGATGGAGGGAATACTATATAAATGGACCAATTACATCAGCG GATGGCAACCTCGATGGTTTGTGCTTGACGGGGGAACTTTGTCCTATTATGATTCTCAAGAGGATGCTTGGAAAGGCTGCAAGGGGAGCATTAAAATCTCTGTTTGTGAAATTCAAG TTCATTCGTCTGATTCTACACGGCTTGATCTGACAATACCTGGAGAGCAGTACTTCTACCTGAGAGCCATCAATGCAGCAGAGAGACAAAAATGGCTTGTTGCTCTGGGAACAGCAAAAGCTTGCCTGACAGACAACCGAACAAAAAGAGAGAAGG AACTCCAAGAGAACACAGAAGCACTAAAGACAAAGATGTCCGAGCTCAGGTTGTACTGTGACCTTCTTCTTCAACAAGTGAACAAAATCAAGGATGATGATGGCGAGCTTGGTGGCGCAACAGAA AGCGGCATCGAAACGGGCGACATGGTGAAGTCGACGTGCAGCACTTTCCTCAAGACCCTCGAGGAATGCATGCAGATTGCAAATCGCACTTTCACGCCAGATGCGTCCAAGCAGACCCCGCCGGCGTCACCTCCCGTCGCCGCCATCAAGCCACAGAAG ATGAAGCCCGTCAATCAGGTGAATCGACGCCTCGGAGAAAA ATGGAGAGAGTCAGAAACAGAGGTGATGTCACATGACACCCGCAGCCTCGACTCCGGCGCGGATGAACCAGACGGACCAGAACGACAACCTTCCCCTCCAA ACATGCACGCCGCCAACGGCGACAGCTCGATCCAAGAGGAGCGAGCCGATCCTCTTCCTCCTGCATCCCATATTACTGCTCAGGGTAAAGACTCAGCAGAAGACCAGAAGGAAAAGGAGACCTGTGAAGGAGACCAAAGCGTGGAAAGCGGCGGCGAGGAGCCTCAGAAGGAAACACTGGCTGACGGAGATGAGGAGGTTGACTGTGAAGAAGAGATTTTCAAGGATTCGACTGAGAATGAGGAAGTGGAGACTTTTTTCACCACAATGAGTCACAG atttAGTGATATAAAGCTGGATGAGGACAATGGCATCCCCACGCAAGAGTTTTTGGACTCATGCTATGCAATAGTGCCTGTATTAG ACAAACTCGGCCCTACTGTCTTTGCTCCAGTCAAAATGGACTTTGTGGGAAACATCAAG AAGATCAATCAGAAGCTAATGTCGGACCCGGACAGCTTCCCTACGCTGCAGTCCATCGTCCTGCACGAGGTTGACGCGCAGGTGGCCCAGGTGCGCAACTCAGCCACCGAGGCTCTGCTCTGGCTCAGGCGGGGCCTCAAGTTCCTCAAGGAGTTCCTGATGCAGGTCAACGCGGGGGAGCAAGACATCCACGGAGCACTCA ATCACGCTTACGGCAAGACTCTTCGCCAATATCACGGATGGGTGGTCCGAGGAGTTTTTGCG TTGGCCCTGCGAGCCGCTCCGTCCTATCAGGGCTTCACGGCCGCCTTGGTGACGACAGAAGGCGACGAGCTGAAGAGCAGCTTCATCAGCGGCATGCACAGAGATCTCGACGTCTACCTGCCCGCCATGGACAGTCTACTGGCCATCCTGGACGCCCTCTATGAGGAGTACAACCTGGAGTCCGACGAGGTGGTCTAA
- the hacl1 gene encoding 2-hydroxyacyl-CoA lyase 1 isoform X1, which yields MFGIVGVPIIEVAMAAQAAGIKYVGMRNEQAACYAASAIGYLTGRPGACLVVSGPGLIHALGGMANSNMNCWPVVVIGGSSDRSQETAGAFQEFPQVEACRLYSKFSARPSNLEAIPSVIEKAVRTSMYGRPGACYVDIAGDMVNAKVDRSRVRFVQCCPPSPICLADHNAVLEAITVLKSAKRPLVIIGKGAAYGRAEAALRDFVEVSQLPFLPTPMGKGVLPDDHPKCVAAARSRALLQTDVVLLLGARLNWMLHFGLPPRFDPNVKIIQVDLCPEEMGNNVRPAVALLGDINAVVTQLRECLIKDGWKYPSDTKWWSSLKEKMTSNAKISNALALHSTIPMNYYTVFHHISQLLPRDCIIVSEGANTMDIGRTMLNNYLPRHRLDAGTFGTMGVGPGFAIAAAVVERTENKGRRIVCVEGDSAFGFSGMEVETMCRYNLPIVVIVVNNNGIYSGVDPETWREMAKMGDLTSIAPPVTLLPEARYDQVMTAFGGRGFLVRTAEELCNALQLSLSDWERPSLLNVLIDPSSDRKQQEFPWLTRSNL from the exons TGCCTGGTGGTGTCAGGACCAGGACTCATTCATGCTCTGGGTGGAATGGCCAACTCCAACATGAACTGCTG GCCAGTGGTTGTTATCGGGGGATCTTCAGATAGAAGCCAAGAGACTGCAGGAGCCTTTCAAGAGTTTCCACAG GTGGAAGCATGTCGCCTGTATAGTAAATTCTCAGCAAGGCCAAGTAATCTTGAAGCCATTCCTTCCGTGATTGAGAAG GCTGTTCGCACAAGCATGTATGGACGTCCAGGCGCTTGTTATGTGGACATTGCAGGAGATATGGTGAATGCCAAAGTGGACCGAAGCAGAGTCAG GTTTGTACAATGTTGTCCACCTTCTCCCATTTGTCTTGCCGACCACAATGCAGTGTTGGAGGCCATCACTGTCTTGAAATCAGCTAAAAGGCCTTTGGTCATCATTGGCAAAG GTGCAGCCTATGGTCGAGCAGAAGCAGCTTTGAGAGACTTTGTGGAAGTGAGCCAACTGCCGTTCCTTCCGACCCCCATGGGGAAAGGAGTCCTGCCTGATGATCATCCCAAATGTGTGGCGGCTGCACGCTCGAG AGCTCTTCTCCAGACAGATGTGGTGCTTCTTCTTGGAGCCCGACTCAACTGGATGCTCCATTTTGGTCTGCCACCGAGATTTGACCCAAATGTCAAAATCATTCAG GTTGACCTTTGCCCTGAGGAGATGGGAAACAATGTGAGGCCTGCTGTTGCTCTTCTGGGGGACATCAATGCGGTCGTCACTCAG TTACGGGAGTGTCTTATTAAAGACGGCTGGAAGTATCCTTCTGACACAAAATGGTGGAGTAGCCTAAAAGAGAAAATGACCAGTAATGCCAAAATATCAAAT GCGCTAGCGCTCCACTCAACGATACCCATGAACTACTACACGGTGTTTCACCACATCTCACAGCTACTGCCACGCGACTGCATCATTGTCAGCGAGGGCGCCAACACCATGGACATTGGACGCACTATGTTGAATAATTACTTACCTCGTCACAG GTTGGATGCGGGAACATTCGGAACAATGGGAGTGGGCCCCGGTTTTGCAATAGCTGCAGCTGTCGTCGAGAGGACCGAGAATAAGGGCCGAAGGATTGTCTGTGTGGAAGGCGATAGTGCCTTTGGATTTTCCGGCATGGAGGTTGAAACCATGTGCAG gtaTAACTTACCTATAGTTGTGATTGTTGTGAATAACAACGGTATATACAGCGGAGTTGACCCTGAGACGTGGAGAGAAATGGCAAAAATGGGGGATCTGACCAGCAT AGCACCCCCCGTGACCCTTCTTCCCGAAGCCCGCTATGACCAGGTGATGACAGCATTTGGCGGGCGTGGTTTCTTGGTCAGGACGGCAGAGGAACTGTGTAACGCTTTGCAACTCAGCTTGAGTGACTGGGAACGACCAAGTCTTCTCAATGTGCTCATCGACCCTTCCTCTGACAGAAAGCAACAG GAATTCCCTTGGCTCACCCGTTCCAACCTGTAG